CTACCGGTAAGGAACAGGGCCAAGCGACGGAAGTCCCCAAGCAAAAACCGCCCGCCTTCAAAAATCCCTGCTGCAACGTTGTCAGCAGCCCAATTTGCGCGAATGCCACCAATTATCGCTTCATTGGGACTTAAAACCAAGATGTTGCGATATATTTCGGCGCGCGAAGCAAGGTCAACCGGAATTTCGTGGAAACACGCCGCAATGATTTCGGACCGTGGGAATCGTTTCGCTGCATCATAGATCACGTCGTTCAGGTGCTGATCCCCGAACGAGTATCCGCAAATCAACGTGCAGCTTTCTGGCAGGGCGAGCCCGTGTCGAAACCGATCCATTAGTACCACGAAAGGAACGCGACGGCTATCGTCATATTTTTCGTCAGAGGGATATATTGCTGCTGCTGCACCGGTTTGAACTGGCGCGCCTAATCTGAAGACGCTTCGGCGCTCATTGTGGCTTTCTAGCTGCCAGTTGATTGAACCGTGAAGCTTCCACAGACGAGTGAAGCCTGCCGGGGGTATTGACTCCGGATCGATGTCGGGAACATCAACAAGGTCTTCTCGGAATCGAGCCTTTAGTGTGCCAACAAATCCGTCAAAGTACGAAACGCCCTCTTCTTCGAGCCCGCGTTCGATGAGCGTGTCATAATTCGTGGTAAACACTTCAATGGGTAGCTTATAACGCGCACCCGCTGCCCAAATGGCCAGGCTCCGAAACGCGTCAATTGAACCTGGGGGTTCCGCTACTGATGCGACAATTGACGCGCATAGGGCCACATCTAGGCCGCGAGCTTCTTGGGACGTAAATTGGGACACCCGCTCGGCGCCTTCTGCAATCGCAGCGATCCGCCGTAGTTTGGTCAGCACTTGTTCGATGTTTAAGCTGTGGTCTAAACGTTCGGCAAAAGCCCTGTACTGCGGCGTTAGAAGGCCAATGGCGGCGGCTTTAATTCCGGTAAGGCCCGGGAGCCCAGCCGTCATCCCGGCTCCTGCTCCGAGTAGGAGCGAAACGTGCCTCGACCGGGCCGCAAGCTTAGCATTTAGCTCGCTGGCAGTGGAAATAGGGTCATGCATGTAGACGACTCCAGCCCCGAACCCACCTCGGGTGTCGTGCGTCGTTTAAACGGTGTTTTTACTTAGATGTCCCTGGCTTCATGCCTCTGCCAAGATAATGTACTAATCCGTCTTTCCATTGTGCCAAACTGGGCCACTGATGCCCGGGCGAAGATTCGTGCCCTAGCGGAGCAAAGCTCGCAACGTCCGCTCGTCGATGCCGGCACGAGCGAGGATGGCTCGTAGGGTTCCGACCGCAAGGTCACGTCCTGAGTGGACCGGAACGCTTGCGAACCGACCATCAGGGTGTTCGAGAATGACGTGCGAGCCAGTCTGCCGATCGACGCAGAAGCCAGCTCGTTCCAGCGCTCGGACGAGTTCCTTTCCGCGCACTGACGGCAGCTTGGAACTCACCGTGGGGGTCGCTCAGGCCGCGATCGTGATGACCTCGAGCCGCGCGCCTTCAGCGTCGGATATGGGGACGTCGAGTCCCTTCGAGCGACGATACTCGACCGAGAGCGCGATGGCGTCGGCCGCCATTCGCAGCGCCTCTTCGCGGTTCGCGCCGAACGTCGCAATTTCGGGAAACGCGGGCACGATGACCCGCACGGTGTCCTCGTCGGGCTCGAGCACGACGGCGTAACGAAGCTCGGCCATGACGACCTGCTTCGACTCATGCATCATTCACTCCGCCGACCATCTGCGCGCCTTCGGCCTGGCGGCAAGGGCTAACGCGGCGGGCGGTGCGAGACGGGGATCAGGTCGTCGGGGATGACGCGGCGGAGGAGGCCCCACAGGCCGCGCGGTTCGATCAGGATGACGGCGATCGAGACGATGCCGAGCACGATGAAGTGCCAGACGCCCCAGCTCTGCAAGTACTCGCGGATCACGTAGAAGACCAGCGTCCCGATGATCGGGCCCTCGAAGCTGCCGACGCCGCCGATGACGACGATGAAGATGACGTAGACGGTCCAGTCGGTGATGCTGAACGAGGCGGCAGGCGCGATGCGCAGGCTCTGCAGCGTGATCAGCGCACCGGCCAGGCCGAGGAACGGCGCGGTCCACAAGAAGCTGATGATGCGGGCGCGCAGCACGTCGACGCCGGCGGTCGAGGCGCCCTCTTCGTCGTCGCGCATGGCGGTCAGGCCGATGCCGACGCGCGAGCGCATCAGCAGCCAGGTCGCGACGAAGGCCAGCGCCGCCAGCGCGAGCGAGAGCCAGTAGGTCGTCGTCGCGCGCGCGGTCGGCGAGTCGCCGAACGCCTCGGCGACCGAAACCGGCAGACTCGAGCCCAGCCCGGCACCGAAGGCCTCGAGCTTGCCGGCCGCGAGCATCAGCACTTCCGCCAACACCCAGGTGCCGACCGACAGGTATGCCGCCCGCAGGCGGAACACGATCGCCATGCTCGGCACGGCGACGACCAGCGCGATCGCACCGGCCAGCGGGATCGCCAGATACGGGTTGACGTTCTGCAGCACGGCGAAGCCGTAGAACGCGTAGGCGCCGATCCCGACGAACGCCTGTTGACCGATGCTCACGATGTCGGCGTAACCGGCGAGCAGATTCCACATCACGGCCAGCACGAACATCGTCAAGAGGCCGCCGACGATCTGCATCCCGTTGGCGTCGGTGATCCACGGGGTCGCGAGCAGCACGATCGCGCCGAGGATCAGGATCGCGCGTCCGATCAGGACGCTGCGCGGAGTCGAGCCCAGCGATCGCACCGCCTCAGTACCTCGGGAAGAGGCCTTGCGGCCGGATCAGGAAGATGGCGAGAAACACCAGATGGCCGGCGAGCTGCTGCCACTCCGAGCCCAGCAGCTGCGCGCCGAGCAGCTGTGCGACGCCGATGATGATGCCGCCGATCAGCGTTCCCCACAGGCTGCCCAGGCCGCCGAGGACGACCGCTTCGAACGCGGTCAACAAGCGGTCGGGGCCGCTGGTCGGATCGAAGTTGGCGAACACCGACATGAAGGCGGCCGAGATACAGACCGTGACGCCGACCACCCCCATCGCGATCGCGTAGATGCGCGGCGAGGAGAGCCCGACCAGGTTGGCGGTGTCGACGTCGTCGGAGACGGCGCGAATGTGCGCGCCGACGCGCGTCGTGTAGAGCAGCCGGTCGAGCGCGAAGATCAGCAGCACCGCGGCCGCGAAGATCGTCAGCGGCAGGTAGCCCACCCCGATTCCGTTCGTCAGCGGAATGGACGCCGATTCGAAGCCGCTCCCCGAGAGCCGGCGCGTGTCGGCGCCGAAGGTGCCCTGCAAGAAGTTCTGCACGATGATCGAGATGCCGAACGTCACCAGGACGATCTGCAGGATGCCCTTGCCCAGCACCCGCTGCAAGAGGAACCGCTGCAAGACATAGCCGCCCGCGAACGAGATCGGCAGCGAGATCGCGACCGCCAAGAGCAGCGGGACGTGGAAGTACGCCGTCAGCGTGAAGAGCAGGAACGAGACGAGCACGATGAGATCGCCGTGCGCGATGTTGACGAAGCGCATGACGCCGACCGAGATCGAGAGCCCCGAGGCGAACAGCGCGTAGAGCCCGCCCAGCAGGACGCCTTGCAAGATCTGGTTGGCGATGGCGAGCGGGTTCATCGGTGGCGTCTCATAGTCCGAAGTAGTGGCGCATCACGGTCTCGCGGCTGACCTCCGCCGGCCGGCCGGTCAGCGTGACCTTGCCTTCCAGCAGACAGTAGAAACGATCGGCGACGGCCAGCGAACGGGTGATGTCCTGCTCGACGACGAGCACGCCGATGCCGCGCCGGGCCAGCGCCGGAATGATCTCGTAGAGCGAGTTGACGATCACCGGCGCCAACCCCAGGCTGATCTCGTCGCACAGCAGCAGGCGCGGGTTGGTGAGCAGTGCGCGCCCGAGCGCGACCATCTGCTGCTGGCCGCCGGAGAGCTCGCGCGCCAACTGGCGGCGCTTGTCGGCGAGGGCGGGAAAGTACTCGTAGATCGTTGCGAGCGTGATCTCGCCGGGGCGTCCGACGCTGCTGCCGATCTGCAAATTCTCTTCGACCGTCAGCGAGGGGAAGAGCCGCCGGCCTTCGGGGACCAGCGCGATCCCAGCCTTGACGATCTGCGCCGTCGTCTTGCCGGCCAGATCGCTGCCCTCGAAGCAGATCGAGCCCGACGCCAGCCGCGCGTTGCCGACGATCGCCTTGAGCAGCGAGGACTTGCCGGCGCCGTTGGCGCCGATGACCGACACGATCTCGCCCGCGTCGACCGCGAGATCGATGTCGTGCGTGGCGCGGAACTGATCGTAGACGACCGTCAACGCGTCGACGGTGAGCAGCGCCTCAGGCACCGAGGTACACTTCCTGGACGCGCTGGTCGGCCAGCACCTGTTCCGGCGTGCCGCTGACCAGGATACGACCACCGTACAGGACGTCGATGCGCGTCGCCAACCGCCGCAGCGCCAGCACGACGTGCTCGATCCACACAATCGTCGTCCCGGCCGCGTGCTCCCCCCCGACGATCGCGAGCAGCTCCTCGCACTCCGCCTCGGAAAGGCCGCCGGCGATCTCGTCGAGCAGCAGCAGCTTGGGCGCTTGCGCCAACGCCTTGGCCAGCTCGAGCCGCTTGAGGTCGAGCAGCGTGAGTTGTCCGGCTTGCACCGTGCTGCGATGCGCGAGACCGGTGCGTTCGAGCACCTCGGCGGCGCGCGGCGTCGCCTTCGCGACCGACAGCTTCCCGCCGTGCACGGCGGCGGCGAGCACGTTTTCGAACACGCTCATGTGCATGAACGGTTTGGGAATCTGGAAGGTGCGCCCGATGCCCATGCGCGCGCGGTCCCACACGCGCATCCGCGTGATGTCGCGGCCTTCGTAGACGACGTGACCGGCATTGGGCGCGAGGTTGCCGCCGATCAGGTTGAAGAGGGTGCTTTTGCCTGCCCCGTTGGGGCCCAGGATACCGACGATCTCGCCCTGCTGTACGCGCAGCGCGAGATCGTCGATCACCGTGAGGCCCCCGAAGCGGCGGGAGAGTCCCGTCAGTTCGAGCATGGGGCGAGGTTGGACATCCTCAGGTGTAGTGGATCAACTCCGGCTTGTGGTTCGTCGGCACTTGCGGCGTGGTCGAGTTGTCGACGATGAACAGCTCGTAGGGATACTTCGAACCCTTGAACCACTGGCTCACGACCAGCGGCGTCTCGGCGCAGTTCGGGAACGGCCCCTTGTTGAAGTCGATGGGGCCGACGATCGACTCGTAGTGCGTCGACTTCGCCGCGTCGCGAATCGAAGCGGCCTTGTCGATGTCGTGCGTGCGCTTGAGCACATCGAAGACGACTTCCCACAGCGCGTGACGGAACCCCAGCGCCATCGAGTACTGCCGCTTCTCGGCGCTCTCCCAATCGTCGGCCAGTTGGCGCGAGGTCATCGGGAACAAGTGCGAGCTGAACGGGTGGAACTTCGACCACCACGTCTCGGCCGTCAGACCCACGCACCGGTCGTGCAGGACGTACATCGCTTCGGGGAATTCGCACGCCTTCCCGACGTAGACCGACTTGGGCTTGTACCCCTGCTGCGCGGCGCCGTTCCAGAAGGCGGTGAAGTCCGGCGGCGGCAGCACGCCCTGGATGATCTCGGCGTGACCGCTCTGGAAGGCCGCGATCTGGGCGTTGTAGCTCGAGGCCGGCATGTCGAAGCGACCGGGGTCGACGACCTTGTAACCCGACTTGGTGAACTCCTCGGCGAAGACTTTCGACTGCGCGATGCCGTCACCGTCGTTGCCCCACAGGCCGCCCAAGACTTTGTTCGTCGGCAGCTTGTTCCAGTACGCCAGCATCGCTTTCGAGAGCGTTCCGGCGCTGAAGAAGAAGTGGTAGGTCCACTCGAAGCCCTTCTTGGGATCGCCCTTGCGACCGAAGAAATAGGGCTCGAGCGGCGCGTCGTTCGAGATGCACGGCACGCCGTTGAGCTCGCACTGATCGGAGACCGGGTTGACGGTTTCCGGCGTTGCGTAGACGGCCATGATGTCGATCTTGTCTTGCAGGATCAGCTCGCGCGCGACGTCGGAGGCGCGGTTCGGGCTCGACTGGCTGTCCCGGATGATGATCTCGTAGGGGTACTTGGTCCCGCCGATGTTGATCGTGGTGCCGAACCGCGACTTGATCTGCGAGAGCACGAAGGGCATGTGCTCGGTGAAGAACGCGAGCGGGCCGGTGACGGGCTGGACGAGTCCGATCTTGATCGTGCGCGGGGCGGCGGCGAAGGCCACCTGCGGCAGTGCTGCGGCGGCCGCCCCGGCGGCGGCCGCCCCTTTGAGGAAATCAGCGCGATCGATACGGCGGTTGGTCATCGAGGCGACCTCCTGAAGAACGCGAGATGATTGCTCCGTATACGGAATACCTGTATCCCGAATCCGGGTTTGGCAGAATGTTCCACCGCCCCTTCCGGCTCACGCGCTCATCCCGCCGTCGACCATCAGCAGGCTACCGGTGGTGAAGCTGCTCTGCTCCGAGGCCAGGTACAGGGCCGAGCGCGCGATCTCGACCGGGCGGGCGTGGCGTCCCAGCGGGATGATCTCGTCGAAGAACTCGGTCGCGTTGCGGCCCAGGATCGGCGTCAGGCTGGACTCGACGCCACGCTGGAAGCTGTTC
The Candidatus Sulfotelmatobacter sp. genome window above contains:
- a CDS encoding SIR2 family protein — encoded protein: MTAGLPGLTGIKAAAIGLLTPQYRAFAERLDHSLNIEQVLTKLRRIAAIAEGAERVSQFTSQEARGLDVALCASIVASVAEPPGSIDAFRSLAIWAAGARYKLPIEVFTTNYDTLIERGLEEEGVSYFDGFVGTLKARFREDLVDVPDIDPESIPPAGFTRLWKLHGSINWQLESHNERRSVFRLGAPVQTGAAAAIYPSDEKYDDSRRVPFVVLMDRFRHGLALPESCTLICGYSFGDQHLNDVIYDAAKRFPRSEIIAACFHEIPVDLASRAEIYRNILVLSPNEAIIGGIRANWAADNVAAGIFEGGRFLLGDFRRLALFLTGSRLAPTSANA
- a CDS encoding type II toxin-antitoxin system HicB family antitoxin, whose product is MAELRYAVVLEPDEDTVRVIVPAFPEIATFGANREEALRMAADAIALSVEYRRSKGLDVPISDAEGARLEVITIAA
- a CDS encoding branched-chain amino acid ABC transporter permease, which produces MRSLGSTPRSVLIGRAILILGAIVLLATPWITDANGMQIVGGLLTMFVLAVMWNLLAGYADIVSIGQQAFVGIGAYAFYGFAVLQNVNPYLAIPLAGAIALVVAVPSMAIVFRLRAAYLSVGTWVLAEVLMLAAGKLEAFGAGLGSSLPVSVAEAFGDSPTARATTTYWLSLALAALAFVATWLLMRSRVGIGLTAMRDDEEGASTAGVDVLRARIISFLWTAPFLGLAGALITLQSLRIAPAASFSITDWTVYVIFIVVIGGVGSFEGPIIGTLVFYVIREYLQSWGVWHFIVLGIVSIAVILIEPRGLWGLLRRVIPDDLIPVSHRPPR
- a CDS encoding branched-chain amino acid ABC transporter permease, translating into MNPLAIANQILQGVLLGGLYALFASGLSISVGVMRFVNIAHGDLIVLVSFLLFTLTAYFHVPLLLAVAISLPISFAGGYVLQRFLLQRVLGKGILQIVLVTFGISIIVQNFLQGTFGADTRRLSGSGFESASIPLTNGIGVGYLPLTIFAAAVLLIFALDRLLYTTRVGAHIRAVSDDVDTANLVGLSSPRIYAIAMGVVGVTVCISAAFMSVFANFDPTSGPDRLLTAFEAVVLGGLGSLWGTLIGGIIIGVAQLLGAQLLGSEWQQLAGHLVFLAIFLIRPQGLFPRY
- a CDS encoding ABC transporter ATP-binding protein, whose translation is MPEALLTVDALTVVYDQFRATHDIDLAVDAGEIVSVIGANGAGKSSLLKAIVGNARLASGSICFEGSDLAGKTTAQIVKAGIALVPEGRRLFPSLTVEENLQIGSSVGRPGEITLATIYEYFPALADKRRQLARELSGGQQQMVALGRALLTNPRLLLCDEISLGLAPVIVNSLYEIIPALARRGIGVLVVEQDITRSLAVADRFYCLLEGKVTLTGRPAEVSRETVMRHYFGL
- a CDS encoding ABC transporter ATP-binding protein, which codes for MLELTGLSRRFGGLTVIDDLALRVQQGEIVGILGPNGAGKSTLFNLIGGNLAPNAGHVVYEGRDITRMRVWDRARMGIGRTFQIPKPFMHMSVFENVLAAAVHGGKLSVAKATPRAAEVLERTGLAHRSTVQAGQLTLLDLKRLELAKALAQAPKLLLLDEIAGGLSEAECEELLAIVGGEHAAGTTIVWIEHVVLALRRLATRIDVLYGGRILVSGTPEQVLADQRVQEVYLGA
- a CDS encoding ABC transporter substrate-binding protein; protein product: MTNRRIDRADFLKGAAAAGAAAAALPQVAFAAAPRTIKIGLVQPVTGPLAFFTEHMPFVLSQIKSRFGTTINIGGTKYPYEIIIRDSQSSPNRASDVARELILQDKIDIMAVYATPETVNPVSDQCELNGVPCISNDAPLEPYFFGRKGDPKKGFEWTYHFFFSAGTLSKAMLAYWNKLPTNKVLGGLWGNDGDGIAQSKVFAEEFTKSGYKVVDPGRFDMPASSYNAQIAAFQSGHAEIIQGVLPPPDFTAFWNGAAQQGYKPKSVYVGKACEFPEAMYVLHDRCVGLTAETWWSKFHPFSSHLFPMTSRQLADDWESAEKRQYSMALGFRHALWEVVFDVLKRTHDIDKAASIRDAAKSTHYESIVGPIDFNKGPFPNCAETPLVVSQWFKGSKYPYELFIVDNSTTPQVPTNHKPELIHYT